A stretch of Flexivirga aerilata DNA encodes these proteins:
- a CDS encoding PqqD family protein, with translation MPESVTVEPSVSVRRAPDTIALPSVEADHLLLLGTGEVPIVLRDSALAIWGLTETPTTPRDIALQVSELYTIDATEAIAQVSGFLAELIGHGLLVVDRPFQSGATS, from the coding sequence GTGCCCGAGTCCGTCACGGTTGAGCCGAGTGTGTCAGTGCGCCGAGCGCCGGACACCATTGCACTCCCGTCGGTCGAAGCGGACCATTTACTACTTTTGGGGACCGGGGAGGTTCCGATCGTGCTCCGCGATAGTGCCTTGGCCATCTGGGGTCTCACGGAGACCCCAACAACACCGCGAGACATCGCGCTTCAAGTGTCGGAGCTATACACCATCGACGCAACAGAGGCAATTGCGCAGGTGTCAGGTTTCCTCGCCGAGTTGATCGGGCATGGCTTACTCGTGGTGGACCGACCATTCCAGAGCGGCGCC
- a CDS encoding GDSL-type esterase/lipase family protein produces the protein MTYPHEGSEPDFSPSASFQVAEGNRHVGLCFVGDSFVAGLGDPKALGWVSRVVARTPHAGVDLASYNLGVRGQSSTDVLGRWQQEAELRWAHPVNERRLVIGFGLNDIAQGMTTARSRLNLANILDDASSAAISTYVVGPAPTVDPETNDRLQVLVDAQADVCSRRGVTYVDCFRPLLGHDQWHADLASGDGIHPGQAGYGLIAWLVLHAGWQSWLRLDS, from the coding sequence GTGACCTACCCGCACGAAGGCAGCGAACCCGACTTCAGCCCCAGCGCCAGCTTCCAGGTCGCCGAGGGCAACCGCCACGTCGGCCTGTGCTTCGTCGGAGACTCGTTTGTCGCCGGCCTCGGTGACCCGAAGGCACTCGGCTGGGTCTCGCGCGTCGTCGCCCGCACCCCGCACGCCGGTGTCGACCTGGCGAGCTACAACCTCGGGGTGCGCGGCCAGAGCTCGACCGACGTGCTCGGTCGCTGGCAGCAGGAGGCCGAGCTGCGCTGGGCACACCCGGTCAACGAACGCCGCCTGGTCATCGGCTTTGGCCTCAACGACATCGCGCAGGGCATGACGACCGCGCGGTCCCGCCTCAACCTGGCCAACATCCTGGACGACGCCTCCAGCGCCGCCATCTCGACGTATGTCGTGGGTCCCGCACCTACCGTCGACCCGGAGACCAACGACCGCCTCCAGGTGCTGGTCGACGCCCAGGCCGATGTCTGCTCACGCCGCGGCGTCACGTATGTCGACTGTTTCCGCCCGCTGCTCGGTCACGACCAGTGGCACGCGGACCTTGCCTCCGGCGACGGAATCCACCCCGGCCAGGCCGGCTACGGCCTCATCGCGTGGCTCGTGCTACACGCCGGCTGGCAGAGCTGGCTGCGCCTCGACAGCTGA
- a CDS encoding DUF6104 family protein, with protein MYFTDRGIEELAARRGDEDVTLGWLADQLRTFVDLNPDFEVPVERLATWLARLDDEDE; from the coding sequence ATGTATTTCACCGATCGCGGGATCGAGGAGCTCGCCGCTCGCCGCGGCGACGAGGACGTCACGCTCGGCTGGCTGGCCGACCAGCTGCGCACCTTCGTCGACCTCAACCCCGACTTCGAGGTGCCTGTGGAGCGACTCGCGACCTGGCTTGCCCGGCTCGACGACGAGGATGAGTGA
- a CDS encoding multifunctional oxoglutarate decarboxylase/oxoglutarate dehydrogenase thiamine pyrophosphate-binding subunit/dihydrolipoyllysine-residue succinyltransferase subunit, which translates to MDELYEQYRQDKNSVDKAWWSFFEDYKPSTPEGPGNGHAEAAANGSNGAAAPSASTPQQSAPATQQSAPEQSQSKQQQKQPSAASADVSQPKGGTPQAPAAEYVGQDPTDHQPRHAAPLDPKEAEASYTRPISRDAGKPSVPEVAPAEDETVPLRGVAARIVSNMEASLEVPTATSVRAVPAKLLIDNRIVINNHLSRSRGGKVSFTHLIGYAILKALALIPEMNYALGEDEKGKPTLVKPGHVGFGLAIDLAKPDGSRTLVVPSIKGAEEMDFAQFWTAYEDMVRKARNNKLAIEDYAGTTISLTNPGGIGTVHSVPRLMNGQGAIIGVGALEYPAEWQGASTDTLNKNAVSKIITLTSTYDHRIIQGAVSGEFLRVVHRLLLGEDGFYDEIFQSLKIPYEPIRWVQDIDVSHDDDINKVARVQELIHAYRVRGHLMADTDPLEYKQRRHPDLDVTNHGLTLWDLDRTFPTGGFGGEPFLKLRQILGILRDAYCRSIGIEYMHIQDPEQRAWIQGKVERGYEKQSSAEQLRILRRLNAAEAFETFLQTKYVGQKRFSLEGGESVIAMLDRIISEAANDGMEEVAIGMPHRGRLNVLANIAGKSYGQIFNEFEGKQDPKSVQGSGDVKYHLGTEGTFTSDEGNTTSVYLAANPSHLEAVDPVLEGIARAKQDRINLAGTAFTVLPILMHGDAAFAGQGIVAETLNLSQLRGYRTGGTIHIVVNNQVGFTTAPSQSRSSTYSTDVARMIQAPIFHVNGDDPEACVGVAELAYEYRQKFNRDVVIDLICYRRRGHNEGDDPSMTQPMMYKLIEAKRSVRKLYTEALIGRGDITTEEAEAALKDYQAQLERVFAETKAAKQDAATASPSEASAGTDAEGHGGLERPSAQEQDDARADGSGLDTAISADALHRIGQTWVNPPEGFTVHPKLAKLMERRAEMVQQGGIDWAMGELLAFGSLLMEGTPVRLAGQDSRRGTFVQRHSVLIDHKNGNEWTPLRYLTPDQAWFWVYDSLLSEYAAMGFEYGYSVERPDALVLWEAQFGDFADGAQTIIDEFISSSEQKWTQRSSVVLLLPHGYEGQGADHSSARIERFLQLFAEDNMTIAYPSTPASYFHLLRRQAAARPRKPLIVFTPKQLLRLKAATSNPEDFTQGKFRPVMADHQSPKPEDVTRVLLASSRVVYDLEAEREKRGDGQTAIVRVEQLAPIPAQEIADELAKYPHAEVVWVQDEPKNQGAWPFMALNLPEQLAALGEHRPLRVVSRPAAAAPATGSSKRHQAQNAELMKQAFDR; encoded by the coding sequence GTGGACGAGCTCTACGAGCAGTACCGCCAGGACAAGAACTCCGTCGACAAGGCGTGGTGGAGCTTCTTCGAGGACTACAAGCCGTCGACGCCGGAGGGCCCCGGCAACGGACACGCCGAGGCGGCCGCCAACGGCAGCAACGGCGCGGCCGCGCCGAGCGCGTCGACACCCCAGCAGAGCGCGCCGGCAACCCAGCAGAGCGCCCCGGAGCAGTCGCAGTCGAAGCAGCAGCAGAAGCAGCCGTCCGCCGCGTCCGCGGACGTGAGCCAGCCCAAGGGCGGCACGCCGCAGGCCCCGGCTGCCGAGTACGTCGGCCAGGACCCGACCGACCACCAGCCGCGTCATGCCGCGCCACTGGACCCGAAGGAGGCCGAGGCGTCATACACCCGCCCGATCTCCCGGGACGCCGGCAAGCCGTCGGTGCCCGAGGTCGCGCCGGCCGAGGACGAGACGGTGCCGCTGCGCGGCGTCGCCGCCCGCATCGTGTCCAACATGGAGGCGAGCCTGGAGGTGCCGACCGCGACCAGCGTGCGCGCGGTGCCGGCCAAGCTGCTGATCGACAACCGGATCGTCATCAACAACCACCTGTCCCGCAGCCGCGGCGGCAAGGTCAGCTTCACGCACCTGATCGGCTACGCGATCCTCAAGGCGCTGGCGCTGATCCCGGAGATGAACTACGCGCTCGGCGAGGACGAGAAGGGCAAGCCGACGCTGGTCAAGCCGGGCCACGTCGGTTTCGGTCTGGCCATCGACCTGGCCAAGCCGGACGGCAGCCGCACCCTGGTCGTGCCCAGCATCAAGGGCGCCGAGGAGATGGACTTCGCGCAGTTCTGGACCGCCTACGAGGACATGGTCCGCAAGGCGCGCAACAACAAGCTGGCGATCGAGGACTACGCCGGCACGACGATCAGCCTGACCAACCCGGGCGGCATCGGCACCGTGCACTCGGTCCCCCGCCTGATGAACGGCCAGGGCGCGATCATCGGAGTCGGCGCGCTCGAATACCCGGCCGAGTGGCAGGGCGCGAGCACCGACACCCTCAACAAGAACGCCGTTAGCAAGATCATCACGCTGACCTCCACCTACGACCACCGCATCATCCAGGGCGCGGTGTCCGGTGAGTTCCTGCGCGTCGTGCACCGGCTGCTGCTCGGCGAGGACGGCTTCTACGACGAGATCTTCCAGTCGCTCAAGATCCCCTACGAGCCGATCCGCTGGGTGCAGGACATCGACGTCAGCCACGACGACGACATCAACAAGGTCGCCCGCGTGCAGGAGCTGATCCACGCCTACCGGGTGCGCGGTCACCTGATGGCCGACACCGACCCGCTCGAATACAAGCAGCGGCGCCACCCCGACCTCGACGTCACCAACCACGGGCTGACCCTGTGGGACCTCGATCGCACCTTCCCGACCGGCGGGTTCGGCGGCGAGCCGTTCCTGAAGCTGCGGCAGATCCTCGGCATCCTGCGCGACGCCTACTGCCGCTCGATCGGCATCGAGTACATGCACATCCAGGACCCCGAGCAGCGGGCCTGGATCCAGGGCAAGGTCGAGCGCGGCTACGAGAAGCAGAGCAGCGCCGAGCAGCTGCGCATCCTGCGCCGGCTCAACGCGGCGGAGGCCTTCGAGACCTTCCTGCAGACCAAGTATGTCGGGCAGAAGCGCTTCTCGCTCGAAGGTGGCGAGTCGGTCATCGCGATGCTCGACCGCATCATCTCCGAGGCCGCCAACGACGGCATGGAGGAAGTCGCGATCGGTATGCCGCACCGCGGCCGCCTCAATGTGCTCGCCAACATCGCCGGCAAGTCCTACGGGCAGATCTTCAACGAGTTCGAGGGCAAGCAGGACCCGAAGTCGGTGCAGGGCTCCGGCGACGTGAAGTATCACCTCGGCACCGAGGGCACGTTCACCTCCGACGAGGGCAACACCACCAGCGTCTACCTGGCGGCCAACCCCTCCCACCTGGAGGCGGTCGACCCGGTGCTGGAGGGCATTGCCCGCGCCAAGCAGGACCGCATCAACCTCGCGGGCACGGCCTTCACCGTGCTGCCGATCCTGATGCACGGTGACGCGGCGTTCGCCGGCCAGGGCATCGTGGCCGAGACGCTCAACCTGTCGCAGCTGCGCGGCTACCGCACCGGCGGCACGATCCACATCGTGGTGAACAACCAGGTGGGCTTCACGACCGCACCGTCGCAGAGCCGCAGTTCGACATACAGCACCGACGTCGCCCGGATGATCCAGGCTCCGATCTTCCACGTCAACGGGGACGACCCGGAGGCGTGTGTCGGGGTCGCGGAGCTGGCCTACGAATACCGGCAGAAGTTCAACCGGGACGTGGTCATCGACCTGATCTGCTACCGCCGCCGCGGTCACAACGAGGGCGACGACCCGTCGATGACGCAGCCGATGATGTACAAGCTCATCGAGGCCAAGCGCAGCGTCCGCAAGCTCTACACCGAGGCGCTGATCGGTCGTGGCGACATCACGACTGAGGAGGCCGAGGCCGCGCTGAAGGACTACCAGGCGCAGCTGGAGCGGGTCTTCGCCGAGACCAAGGCCGCCAAGCAGGACGCCGCGACAGCATCCCCGAGCGAAGCCTCGGCCGGCACCGACGCCGAGGGCCACGGCGGCCTGGAGCGGCCGTCCGCGCAGGAGCAGGACGACGCCCGCGCCGACGGCAGCGGCCTCGACACCGCGATCAGCGCCGACGCGTTGCACCGGATCGGACAGACCTGGGTCAACCCGCCCGAGGGCTTCACCGTGCACCCGAAGCTCGCCAAGCTCATGGAGCGGCGCGCGGAGATGGTGCAGCAGGGCGGCATCGACTGGGCGATGGGCGAGCTGCTCGCGTTCGGGTCGCTGCTGATGGAGGGCACCCCGGTGCGCCTCGCCGGTCAGGACAGCCGCCGCGGCACGTTCGTGCAGCGGCACTCGGTGCTGATCGACCACAAGAATGGCAACGAGTGGACGCCGCTGCGTTATCTCACGCCGGACCAGGCGTGGTTCTGGGTCTACGACTCGCTGCTATCGGAGTATGCCGCGATGGGCTTCGAGTACGGCTACTCCGTGGAGCGGCCGGACGCCCTCGTGCTCTGGGAGGCGCAGTTCGGTGACTTCGCCGACGGCGCGCAGACGATCATCGACGAGTTCATCAGCTCCTCGGAGCAGAAGTGGACCCAGCGGTCGTCGGTCGTGCTGCTGCTCCCCCACGGCTACGAGGGGCAGGGTGCCGACCACTCGTCGGCGCGCATCGAGCGCTTCCTGCAGCTCTTCGCCGAGGACAACATGACGATCGCCTACCCGTCGACCCCGGCGAGCTACTTCCACCTGCTGCGCCGGCAGGCCGCGGCGCGTCCGCGCAAGCCGCTGATCGTCTTCACCCCGAAGCAGCTGCTGCGCCTCAAGGCCGCGACCTCCAACCCGGAGGACTTCACGCAGGGCAAGTTCCGTCCGGTGATGGCCGACCACCAGTCGCCGAAGCCGGAGGACGTGACCCGTGTGCTGCTCGCCTCGTCGCGGGTGGTCTACGACCTGGAGGCCGAGCGGGAGAAGCGCGGCGACGGCCAGACCGCGATCGTGCGGGTCGAGCAGCTCGCGCCGATCCCCGCGCAGGAGATCGCCGACGAGCTGGCGAAGTATCCGCACGCGGAGGTTGTCTGGGTGCAGGACGAGCCGAAGAACCAGGGCGCGTGGCCCTTCATGGCGCTCAACCTGCCCGAGCAGCTGGCAGCGCTCGGCGAGCACCGTCCGCTGCGGGTGGTGTCGCGCCCCGCGGCCGCCGCCCCGGCGACCGGCTCATCGAAGCGGCACCAGGCGCAGAACGCCGAGCTGATGAAGCAGGCCTTCGACCGCTGA
- a CDS encoding PqqD family peptide modification chaperone, which translates to MTDHVRVPTASAVNLAHALCQAVADDLGVRVLFLKGPIASLQGLREKGRVSGDVDVLCRPRDQDAFVAALAARGWRARPLSTAAREFVTHSVTVLHDEWPCDIDVHVRFPGFFADPDTVFEALWRDRECHQVAAVDLDAPSRLAQWLVLLLHGLRSPDLPRNAAEVDAAHRSFRDELTDSERSTLLALVDETGATEVTADFFRGLGVPRPARATPSPDLALWRLQAAPSRTESWMLLLMEAHGWSRLHILARALVPAREELVADHPEATDGGGALLRAYARRLRRAAALAPRALLNVARSYRDVRAGHRETGQPAGTPPEPTAATGAEEPIAQATGATDARDTSSGASAEPRTHPRFAVDRAPADPTEQETTATTDVYVLPLAPGGVQVPLALQGTAAALWTIIEDVGMDIDAVTDVAEQWWDVPRATLRHDVAAFLDTINGAGRTSRL; encoded by the coding sequence GTGACCGATCACGTCAGGGTGCCGACGGCGAGCGCGGTCAATCTCGCGCATGCCCTGTGCCAGGCGGTCGCCGACGACCTCGGGGTGCGGGTCCTCTTCCTCAAGGGCCCGATCGCATCGCTGCAGGGGCTGCGCGAGAAGGGCCGGGTCTCCGGCGACGTCGACGTGCTCTGCCGCCCCCGCGATCAGGACGCCTTCGTCGCGGCTCTCGCCGCGCGCGGCTGGCGGGCTCGTCCGCTCTCCACGGCGGCCCGTGAGTTCGTCACGCATTCGGTGACGGTGCTGCACGACGAGTGGCCGTGCGACATCGACGTGCACGTGCGGTTTCCCGGATTCTTCGCCGACCCCGACACGGTCTTCGAGGCGCTCTGGCGCGATCGGGAGTGCCACCAGGTCGCCGCCGTCGACCTCGACGCTCCGTCGCGGCTGGCACAGTGGCTCGTCCTGTTGCTGCACGGACTGCGCTCCCCCGACCTGCCGCGCAACGCCGCCGAGGTCGACGCGGCCCACCGCAGCTTCCGGGACGAGCTGACCGACAGCGAGCGCTCCACCCTGCTCGCCCTGGTCGACGAGACGGGCGCGACGGAGGTCACCGCGGATTTCTTCCGTGGCCTCGGAGTGCCGCGCCCGGCGCGGGCAACTCCCTCGCCGGACCTCGCGCTCTGGCGACTGCAGGCCGCACCGAGCCGCACCGAGAGCTGGATGCTGTTGTTGATGGAGGCGCACGGCTGGTCCCGCCTGCACATCCTGGCGCGGGCGCTGGTCCCGGCACGGGAGGAGCTGGTGGCCGATCACCCGGAGGCAACGGACGGCGGCGGTGCGTTGCTTCGCGCTTACGCCCGCAGACTGCGGCGTGCCGCCGCGCTCGCTCCCCGCGCGTTGCTGAACGTCGCGCGCTCCTATCGCGACGTCCGGGCCGGCCACCGGGAGACCGGGCAACCGGCAGGTACGCCGCCGGAGCCCACGGCTGCGACCGGCGCGGAGGAGCCGATCGCGCAGGCGACCGGCGCGACGGACGCACGGGACACGTCGTCCGGTGCGAGCGCCGAGCCGCGGACCCATCCCCGCTTCGCCGTGGACCGGGCACCGGCCGACCCGACCGAGCAGGAAACCACGGCGACCACGGACGTCTACGTGCTGCCGCTCGCGCCGGGCGGCGTGCAGGTGCCGCTCGCACTCCAGGGCACTGCGGCGGCGCTCTGGACCATCATCGAGGACGTCGGCATGGACATCGACGCGGTCACCGACGTGGCCGAACAATGGTGGGATGTCCCGCGCGCCACGCTCCGTCACGACGTGGCAGCGTTCCTCGACACGATCAACGGCGCGGGCCGGACATCGCGCTTATAG
- a CDS encoding exopolysaccharide biosynthesis polyprenyl glycosylphosphotransferase, with the protein MALTISSRDSIPADRVKPATVWRRELQRATALLDFSMIVLAIAVALVVRFGNVVDVAVRGFSSVDYTVLSAVLCASWVASLHLNQAYKPELFGIGTEEYRRIGKATFGVFGALAIIALLAKLDLARGYLAIAFPLGLVLLLVERALVRQWIVRRRAGGDYAERALIVGAPAEVRHAAAAIRRNPSAGYVTTAVAVASDVGDTFRLDSLDPRDDEDVVPNLGTIADIPAAIENVDVLIIAGQATIGAKELRSIGWQLEGTQTKLALASSMTDVAGPRIHRRPVEGPPLMNVESPSYTGWKFAVKRCMDVVLSGAAILVLSPVFVVIAACIYFNDRGPILFRQTRVGVNGRLFKMSKFRSMVVDAERLRADLVADDPDGVLFKMRDDPRITKVGRFLRGYSLDELPQLFDVLLGHMSLVGPRPPLPDEVRRYESHVHRRLNVKPGVTGPWQVGGRSNLTWAESVQKDLYYVENWSVIGDISILLRTVGVVLKRDGAH; encoded by the coding sequence GTGGCCCTCACGATCTCGTCGCGCGACTCGATCCCGGCCGATCGCGTCAAACCGGCAACCGTATGGCGGCGCGAACTCCAGCGCGCGACAGCCCTTCTCGACTTCTCGATGATCGTCCTCGCGATAGCGGTCGCACTGGTCGTGCGGTTCGGCAACGTCGTCGACGTGGCGGTCAGGGGCTTCAGCTCGGTCGACTACACGGTCCTGTCGGCGGTGCTCTGCGCCTCCTGGGTGGCGAGTCTGCATCTCAACCAGGCCTACAAGCCGGAGCTCTTCGGCATCGGCACCGAGGAATACCGGCGCATCGGCAAGGCGACCTTCGGCGTCTTCGGCGCACTCGCGATCATCGCCCTGCTCGCCAAGCTCGACCTGGCCCGCGGCTACCTCGCGATCGCTTTCCCCCTGGGCCTGGTGCTGCTGCTCGTCGAGCGCGCGCTGGTGCGCCAGTGGATCGTCCGGCGCCGCGCGGGTGGCGACTACGCCGAGCGGGCGCTGATCGTCGGCGCACCGGCCGAGGTGCGTCACGCCGCGGCCGCCATCCGGCGCAACCCGTCGGCCGGCTACGTCACGACCGCGGTCGCGGTCGCGAGCGACGTCGGCGACACCTTCCGTCTCGACTCTCTCGACCCCCGGGACGACGAGGACGTGGTGCCCAACCTCGGCACGATCGCCGACATCCCGGCGGCCATCGAAAACGTCGACGTGCTGATCATCGCCGGCCAGGCGACGATCGGCGCCAAGGAGTTGCGCTCGATCGGCTGGCAGTTGGAGGGCACCCAGACCAAGCTGGCCCTCGCCAGCTCGATGACCGACGTCGCGGGCCCGCGCATCCACCGGCGCCCGGTCGAGGGCCCGCCGCTGATGAACGTCGAGTCGCCCAGTTACACCGGCTGGAAGTTTGCGGTGAAGCGCTGCATGGACGTCGTGCTCAGCGGCGCCGCGATCCTCGTGCTCTCCCCTGTCTTCGTCGTCATCGCGGCGTGCATCTATTTCAACGACCGCGGCCCGATCCTCTTCCGGCAGACCCGCGTCGGCGTCAACGGCCGGCTCTTCAAGATGTCGAAGTTCCGCTCGATGGTGGTGGACGCGGAGCGGCTGCGCGCCGACCTGGTGGCCGACGACCCCGACGGCGTGCTCTTCAAGATGCGCGACGACCCGCGCATCACCAAGGTCGGCCGCTTCCTGCGCGGCTACTCGCTCGACGAGCTGCCGCAGCTGTTCGACGTGCTGCTCGGTCACATGTCGCTGGTCGGTCCGCGGCCGCCGCTGCCGGACGAGGTGCGACGCTACGAGTCCCACGTGCACCGGCGCCTCAACGTCAAGCCCGGCGTCACCGGCCCCTGGCAGGTGGGCGGCCGCTCCAACCTGACCTGGGCCGAGAGCGTGCAGAAGGACCTCTATTACGTCGAGAACTGGTCGGTGATCGGCGACATCTCGATCCTGCTGCGCACCGTCGGCGTCGTGCTCAAGCGCGACGGGGCGCACTGA
- a CDS encoding DUF4097 family beta strand repeat-containing protein: MTEKWQISEPRTLDVGGEGERVRALTIGLVGGHVDVVTHDDSPTARVEIHEVVGPPLEVSWDGSTVKVAHVKAEGQSLWETLKSLGGGVTQKARARVSVSIPQDARASVSTVSADAVVSGIHAATKLNTVSGDITADDLVGDIDVNGVSGVFEGHDLRGTLKVNTVSGSMTVHRSALDPVKLNGVSGDITLDLTQARTNIDSNSVSGDVTVRLPAGGGYRVRVSTMSGAAIVDGVALGGKPGKRGGEASEGDESLRLKASSVSGDVVVLRSAATAGPELAKDGSA; encoded by the coding sequence ATGACCGAGAAGTGGCAGATCAGTGAGCCGAGGACGCTGGACGTCGGCGGCGAGGGCGAACGCGTCAGGGCGCTGACGATCGGCCTGGTCGGCGGGCACGTCGACGTGGTGACCCACGACGACTCGCCCACCGCGCGGGTCGAGATCCACGAGGTCGTCGGCCCGCCGCTCGAGGTCAGCTGGGACGGCAGCACGGTCAAGGTGGCGCACGTGAAGGCCGAGGGACAGAGCCTCTGGGAGACTCTGAAGAGCCTGGGCGGCGGCGTCACCCAGAAGGCGCGAGCGCGCGTCTCGGTGTCGATCCCGCAGGACGCGAGGGCCAGTGTCAGCACCGTGAGCGCCGATGCGGTCGTCTCCGGCATACACGCCGCGACGAAGCTCAACACCGTCTCCGGCGACATCACCGCCGACGACCTGGTCGGCGACATCGACGTCAACGGGGTGTCCGGGGTCTTCGAGGGGCACGACCTGCGCGGCACCCTCAAGGTCAACACCGTCTCCGGGAGTATGACGGTGCACCGCAGCGCGCTGGACCCCGTCAAGCTCAACGGCGTCTCGGGGGACATCACGCTGGACCTCACGCAGGCTCGCACCAACATCGACTCCAACTCGGTCTCCGGTGACGTCACGGTGCGTCTGCCCGCGGGCGGCGGCTACCGGGTGCGGGTGTCCACGATGAGCGGCGCCGCGATCGTCGACGGGGTGGCGCTCGGCGGCAAACCCGGCAAACGCGGGGGCGAGGCCTCCGAGGGAGACGAGTCGCTGCGGCTGAAGGCGTCGTCGGTGTCGGGGGACGTCGTCGTCCTTCGGTCCGCAGCGACCGCCGGCCCGGAGCTGGCCAAGGACGGCTCGGCATGA
- a CDS encoding PadR family transcriptional regulator gives MSPVFAHGQLRLYLLALLAEGPRHGYEIMRDLEQRFNGLYTPSAGTVYPRLAKLEEDGLVRRSDDGRKATYTLTDAGRAEIDSRQGDLGDLEQDLDRSVAQLADEVRSRVKGEAADLRAELKAAAQEARRTATPISGWGDWSGSGKADDADFERAINTLRQRARKVYRAKQATDDLKADVLQVIRDAQRLIDELGRR, from the coding sequence ATGAGCCCGGTCTTCGCGCACGGTCAGCTGCGGCTCTACCTGCTCGCGCTGCTCGCCGAAGGGCCGCGGCACGGCTACGAGATCATGCGTGACCTGGAGCAGCGCTTCAACGGTCTCTACACCCCGAGCGCCGGCACCGTCTATCCGCGGCTGGCGAAGCTGGAGGAAGACGGACTGGTCCGGCGCAGCGACGACGGACGCAAGGCGACCTACACGCTCACCGACGCCGGCAGGGCCGAAATCGACTCTCGTCAGGGCGATCTCGGCGATCTGGAGCAGGACCTCGACCGTTCGGTGGCGCAACTCGCCGACGAGGTGCGCTCGCGGGTCAAGGGTGAGGCGGCCGACCTGCGCGCCGAGCTTAAGGCGGCCGCGCAGGAGGCCCGGCGCACCGCCACCCCCATCTCTGGCTGGGGCGACTGGTCCGGGTCGGGCAAGGCCGACGACGCCGACTTCGAACGGGCGATCAACACCCTGCGGCAGCGCGCCCGCAAGGTCTATCGCGCCAAGCAGGCGACCGACGACCTCAAGGCCGACGTGCTCCAGGTGATCCGGGACGCGCAACGCCTGATCGACGAGCTCGGCCGCCGCTGA
- a CDS encoding hemolysin family protein → MGADMWVQWILVLAGVALTVGTALFVAAEFSLVALDRPSVQRAYDAGDSRAGVVLGSLRRLSTQLSAAQVGITLTTLVLGYLVEPSLGAILESPLQAAGLSEDGATAVSTLAALVIATLFSMVFGELIPQFLGISAPLPVAKIVAGPVRIFSVVVKPLILVLNGSANAIVRLFGIEPQEELSAARTPQELSSMVRRSAEAGTLEEGTARLLTRSLHFGERTAADVMSPRVRSVYVERGASAADVVELARETGHSRFPVIDDDWDDVVGVVHVKKAIAVPQDRRAEVPVTALMIKPVFVPETIKLDPLLILLRASGFQLAIVVDEYGGTSGVVTLEDVIEEIVGEVSDEHDPVADPSRLLPDGSWTVPGMWRPDEVRDRIGATVPEGNYYETLGGFVMAAVGRVPRVGDEVDLDGWRLRVVSMDGRRVDRVRILPVIPADERAEASR, encoded by the coding sequence ATGGGCGCCGATATGTGGGTGCAATGGATCCTCGTCCTGGCCGGTGTGGCGCTGACGGTCGGCACGGCGCTGTTCGTCGCCGCCGAGTTCAGCCTCGTCGCGCTCGACCGGCCCTCCGTCCAGCGCGCGTATGACGCAGGCGACTCCCGGGCCGGGGTCGTGCTCGGGTCGTTGCGACGCCTGTCGACCCAGCTGTCCGCGGCGCAGGTCGGCATCACCCTCACCACCCTGGTGCTGGGCTACCTCGTCGAACCGTCACTGGGCGCGATCCTCGAGTCGCCACTGCAGGCGGCCGGGCTCTCCGAGGACGGCGCGACCGCGGTCAGCACGCTGGCGGCCCTGGTCATCGCCACGCTCTTCTCGATGGTCTTCGGCGAGCTGATCCCGCAGTTCCTCGGCATCTCCGCGCCGCTGCCGGTCGCCAAGATCGTCGCCGGCCCGGTCCGCATCTTCTCCGTCGTGGTCAAGCCGCTGATCCTCGTGCTCAACGGCTCCGCCAACGCGATCGTGCGGCTCTTCGGCATCGAGCCGCAGGAGGAGCTGTCGGCCGCGCGCACCCCGCAGGAGCTGTCCTCGATGGTGCGACGCTCCGCCGAGGCCGGCACGCTCGAGGAGGGCACCGCCCGGCTGCTCACCCGGTCACTGCACTTCGGCGAACGCACCGCCGCCGACGTGATGAGCCCGCGCGTGCGCTCGGTCTACGTCGAGCGCGGCGCGTCCGCCGCCGACGTGGTCGAGCTGGCCCGCGAGACCGGGCACTCCCGCTTCCCGGTGATCGACGACGACTGGGACGACGTCGTCGGCGTCGTGCACGTCAAGAAGGCGATCGCGGTGCCGCAGGACCGCCGCGCCGAGGTGCCGGTCACCGCGCTGATGATCAAACCGGTCTTCGTGCCCGAGACCATCAAGCTCGACCCGCTGCTGATCTTGTTGCGCGCCAGCGGTTTTCAGCTTGCCATCGTCGTCGACGAGTATGGCGGCACCTCCGGCGTCGTCACCCTCGAGGACGTCATCGAGGAGATCGTCGGCGAGGTCAGCGACGAGCACGACCCGGTTGCCGACCCGAGCCGGCTGCTGCCCGACGGCTCCTGGACGGTGCCCGGCATGTGGCGCCCCGACGAGGTGCGCGACCGCATCGGCGCGACCGTGCCCGAGGGTAACTACTACGAGACGCTCGGCGGCTTCGTGATGGCCGCGGTCGGCCGCGTGCCGCGCGTCGGCGACGAGGTCGACCTCGACGGGTGGCGGTTGCGCGTGGTGTCGATGGACGGCCGGCGGGTCGACCGGGTGCGGATCCTGCCCGTCATACCTGCCGACGAGCGAGCGGAGGCGAGCCGATGA